One Scylla paramamosain isolate STU-SP2022 chromosome 7, ASM3559412v1, whole genome shotgun sequence DNA window includes the following coding sequences:
- the LOC135101895 gene encoding SET domain-containing protein SmydA-8-like, whose protein sequence is MVVGACAVCGCPASQRCGKCHLTAYCSKDHQKQHWKTHRTECSPYRVCQSEDLGRYLEASRDILPGEIILKDSPLVLGPRQVTVPVCLGCFTPVNGTYSCTMCGWPLCGPDCQKNDLHKAECQLSRNRTSKVQVHKFMQVNQMYECITPLRCLWLKQHDAARWASLTQMEAHMEQRRTTDVHEVNQVNVVDFMKQYLKITTFEEDDIHKICGIIDVNGFEIPGPNIIGLYGKGCLLEHHCIPNTTRTFDAQLNLVIRAAVKIPKGSHISTSYSDPMWGTANRQLHLTTTKYFKCSCDRCLDPTELGTHLSSLRCVKCTEGLMLPSPSPLNPDIWACNSCPATVSVDHVEQFLKQLGEKLVMLKENSLNSSEAFLKATSSKLSENHYYRSDVKLALAQMYGRGGSQTQQQQTNLKELSKDLLERKETLCREVLALADLFSPGESRLRGLLLYELQAACRERYRRLPKKLRNTSHSRQLLQECAEWLKEASTILQRESPLQDEYHLGLQAEEELSDLTSILTRFH, encoded by the exons ATGGTAGTGGGGGCGTGTGCTGTGTGCGGCTGTCCGGCCAGCCAGAGGTGTGGAAAATGTCATCTCACAGCTTACTGCAGCAAGGATCATCAGAAGCAGCACTGGAAGACCCACCGCACCGAATGCAGTCCATATAG GGTGTGCCAGTCTGAAGACCTGGGGCGGTACTTGGAGGCATCGCGGGACATCCTGCCGGGGGAAATCATCTTGAAGGACTCGCCCTTGGTGCTGGGTCCTCGTCAG GTGACGGTGCCTGTATGCCTGGGTTGCTTCACCCCTGTCAATGGGACATACTCCTGTACAATGTGCGGTTGGCCCTTATGTGGTCCTGATTGCCAAAAGAACGATCTTCACAAAGCAGAATGTCAGCTCTCAAGGAACAG GACATCCAAGGTTCAGGTGCACAAGTTTATGCAGGTGAACCAGATGTACGAGTGCATCACGCCTCTGCGATGTCTTTGGCTCAAGCAACACGATGCAGCTCGATGGGCTTCCCTCACCCAAATGGAGGCCCACATGGAGCAGCGCCGCACTACTGACGTCCACGAAGTGAATCAAGTCAATGTCGTGGACTTCATGAAGCAGTATCTTAAAATTACCACATTTGAAGAAGACGATATACACAAAATATGTGGAATAATTGATGTCAATGGTTTTGAGATTCCGGGACCGAATATCATAGGACTGTATGGCAAGGGGTGTCTGCTGGAACACCACTGCATTCCTAACACCACGCGGACCTTCGATGCTCAGCTCAATCTAGTGATCAGGGCGGCAGTGAAGATACCAAAGGGCAGCCACATTTCTACCTCCTATTCAGACCCGATGTGGGGCACGGCAAACAGACAGCTGCACCTCACTACCACAAAATATTTCAAGTGTTCGTGTGATCGGTGCCTCGATCCCACTGAGCTTGGAACGCATCTCAGCAGCTTGCGGTGCGTCAAATGTACCGAAGGTCTGATGTTGCCATCCCCTTCGCCTCTTAATCCCGATATCTGGGCATGTAATTCTTGTCCAGCCACCGTGAGCGTTGACCATGTGGAACAATTCTTGAAGCAACTGGGAGAAAAACTTGTGATGCTGAAGGAAAATTCTCTGAATTCTTCAGAAGCATTTTTGAAAGCCACATCATCCAAGCTGAGTGAGAACCACTACTACAGAAGCGACGTAAAGTTAGCTCTGGCGCAGATGTACGGCCGTGGAGGAAGCCAgactcagcagcagcagacaaaCTTGAAGGAACTTTCCAAAGATCTTTTGGAGCGAAAAGAGACTCTTTGTCGTGAAGTACTGGCGCTGGCAGACTTGTTTTCTCCAG GAGAAAGCAGACTGCGAGGTCTTCTTCTGTATGAACTCCAGGCTGCTTGCAGAGAGAGGTATCGAAGGCTTCCGAAAAAACTGAGGAATACATCGCATTCTCGTCAACTGCTACAA GAGTGCGCAGAGTGGTTGAAAGAGGCCAGCACCATCCTTCAGCGTGAGTCACCCCTCCAGGACGAGTATCACCTCGGACTCCAGGCAGAGGAGGAGCTAAGCGATCTCACAAGCATTCTTACCAGATTTCATTAA